A single genomic interval of Cervus elaphus chromosome 19, mCerEla1.1, whole genome shotgun sequence harbors:
- the RSPH1 gene encoding radial spoke head 1 homolog isoform X2, whose amino-acid sequence MSDLGSEELEEEGENDLGGIYKFKNGARYIGEYVRNKKHGQGTFIYPDGSRYEGEWADDLRHGHGVYYYVNNDTYTGEWFAHQRHGQGTYFYAETGSKYVGAWVNGQQEGAAELIHLNHRYQGKFLNKNPVGPGKYVFDIGCEQHGEYRLTDVERGEEEEEEETLITVVPKWKATKITELALWTPTLPQEQPAANRPGQEEASGAEGGGEMVEEVQPLTDVSEGELESMRPGDEEGDASREDREEYDGLDQGNVSFEEEEGRQSELLE is encoded by the exons ATGTCTGACCTGGGCTCGGAGGAGttggaagaggagggagagaatgaTCTTGGG GGGatctacaaatttaaaaatggtGCTCGGTACATCGGAGAATATGTTAGAAACAAAAAGCACGGCCAAGGCACGTTCATCTACCCAGATGGATCGAGATATGAAG GGGAGTGGGCAGACGACCTGCGGCATGGCCACGGCGTGTACTACTACGTCAACAACGACACCTACACTGGAGAATGGTTTGCCCACCAAAG GCATGGGCAGGGCACCTACTTCTATGCAGAGACGGGCAGCAAGTACGTGGGTGCCTGGGTGAATGGCCAACAGGAGGGCGCAGCTGAGCTCATCCACCTGAACCACAGGTACCAGGGCAAGTTCTTGAACAAAAAC CCTGTTGGCCCTGGAAAATACGTGTTTGATATTGGATGTGAACAGCACGGGGAGTATCGCTTGACTGACGTG gaaagaggagaagaagaggaagaggaggagacacTGATAACTGTCGTTCCGAAATGGAAAGCCACCAAAATCACAGAGTTGGCTTTGTGGACCCCAACCCTCCCCCAGGAGCAGCCCGCTGCAAACAGACCGGGCCAGGAGGAGGCCTCAGGAGCTGAGG GTGGGGGCGAGATGGTGGAGGAGGTCCAGCCTCTGACCGATGTGTCAGAGGGGGAGTTAGAGTCGATGCGGCCTGGAGATGAGGAGGGAGACGCCAGCAGAGAGGACCGAGAGGAATATGACGGCTTGGACCAGG gAAACGTTAGTTTTGAAGAAGAAGAAGGCAGACAGTCAGAACTGCTAGAATAA
- the RSPH1 gene encoding radial spoke head 1 homolog isoform X1, with translation MSDLGSEELEEEGENDLGEYEGERNEAGERHGHGKARLPNGDIYEGDYEHGKRHGQGIYKFKNGARYIGEYVRNKKHGQGTFIYPDGSRYEGEWADDLRHGHGVYYYVNNDTYTGEWFAHQRHGQGTYFYAETGSKYVGAWVNGQQEGAAELIHLNHRYQGKFLNKNPVGPGKYVFDIGCEQHGEYRLTDVERGEEEEEEETLITVVPKWKATKITELALWTPTLPQEQPAANRPGQEEASGAEGGGEMVEEVQPLTDVSEGELESMRPGDEEGDASREDREEYDGLDQGNVSFEEEEGRQSELLE, from the exons ATGTCTGACCTGGGCTCGGAGGAGttggaagaggagggagagaatgaTCTTGGG GAGTATGAAGGGGAACGGAATGAGGCAGGTGAACGGCATGGACACGGGAAAGCGAGACTGCCCAATGGGGACATATATGAAGGGGACTATGAGCATGGTAAAAGACATGGCCAG GGGatctacaaatttaaaaatggtGCTCGGTACATCGGAGAATATGTTAGAAACAAAAAGCACGGCCAAGGCACGTTCATCTACCCAGATGGATCGAGATATGAAG GGGAGTGGGCAGACGACCTGCGGCATGGCCACGGCGTGTACTACTACGTCAACAACGACACCTACACTGGAGAATGGTTTGCCCACCAAAG GCATGGGCAGGGCACCTACTTCTATGCAGAGACGGGCAGCAAGTACGTGGGTGCCTGGGTGAATGGCCAACAGGAGGGCGCAGCTGAGCTCATCCACCTGAACCACAGGTACCAGGGCAAGTTCTTGAACAAAAAC CCTGTTGGCCCTGGAAAATACGTGTTTGATATTGGATGTGAACAGCACGGGGAGTATCGCTTGACTGACGTG gaaagaggagaagaagaggaagaggaggagacacTGATAACTGTCGTTCCGAAATGGAAAGCCACCAAAATCACAGAGTTGGCTTTGTGGACCCCAACCCTCCCCCAGGAGCAGCCCGCTGCAAACAGACCGGGCCAGGAGGAGGCCTCAGGAGCTGAGG GTGGGGGCGAGATGGTGGAGGAGGTCCAGCCTCTGACCGATGTGTCAGAGGGGGAGTTAGAGTCGATGCGGCCTGGAGATGAGGAGGGAGACGCCAGCAGAGAGGACCGAGAGGAATATGACGGCTTGGACCAGG gAAACGTTAGTTTTGAAGAAGAAGAAGGCAGACAGTCAGAACTGCTAGAATAA